The DNA sequence ACCGCTGCGTCTAACGCAATAAGCTTAGCTGCTGAAACTGGTCCAACCGCTAGCTGGAAGACACTAATCGAACTGCAATAGGTCTAGTTGCCGCATCAAAGAGGCGAAACTCAGGGCAGGACTAAGGAACATTCCTACGATTCCAATTCCTTGTCACTGATGTGGACCTCACACAAATCCTCAACGAAGTGAACAACGTCGGCAAGCATTCACTGTCAGACAGGCCCACGATTCAATAACCCTTACCGGCGAAAACTGATCCCACCCATTGGAGTGGCGATCGGATTTTCGACGATTCCAGCGGAGATTTTGATCTTCGACGCAAATCAGCAGAACTCATCGAGGCCGGTCCCGATTCTACACGAACCACTGGGGAGTGATTGACAGAGTAAGAAATAGGCAAGTAACCATCGCGACAAGAGCCGAACCTGGCACGAGATTCAGCGAGATTTAAGTTCAAACGATAACGATTGGGCATTGTCGTTTGGGATTTCTAGCATGATTCTCGATGCTCGGTTATACCGGGGATGGATTAGTTCTCGAGTCTCCTCCGTCTTTGACCTTCCCCCCATTTCCTGGTCCATGCGGAATGTGAGATGTTTTAGTATCTTGCATTTTCGAAGGAGGACCTTGAGCCATGAAACGGAAGCGTTACACGGAAGAGCAGATTGCGTTTGCTCTTCGGCAGCATGAAGCGGGAACGTCGGTTGCGGATATCGTCCGTAAGATGGGGATTTCGGAACAGACCTTCTATCGGTGGAAGAAGAAGTTCGACGGACTCGGTGTTGCTGAGCTTCGTCGGTTGAAGCAACTAGAAGAAGAGAACCGCAAGCTGAAGCAGCTAGTTGCAGATCTCAGCTTGGATAAGAAGATGCTGCAGGATGTCGTCTCGGGAAAGCTCTAAAGCCCGATCGTCGCCGAGTCCTGGTGAAAAAGCTGCAAGTTGGATACCAGGTAAGCGAGCGTCGAGCATGTTGTGTGCTCGGCCATTCGCGTAGCACGCAGCGTTACCAGAGCACTCGAGAGGATCGGGCAGCACTGAGAATTCGAATTCGCGACTTGGCAGCCGTACTGCAGGCCTTGGAAGTAAGCGAATCGACACTCGATCGCTGGCGCAAGCAGTACGGCGGGATGAAGGCTGAGGAAGCGGTTCGCCTGAAGAAGTTGGAAGACGAGAACAAGCGATTGAAGGAGATCGTGGCCGACCAGCAACTGGACATCAAAGCACTCAAGTTTATCGCGGAGGGAAACTGGTGAGCCCTGCTCGGAAGCGTGAGGCCGTGTGCAAGTTGCAATCGCAACTTGACCTGTCCGAACGCAGGGCCTATCGAGTCCTCGATCAGCCACGTAGTTGTCAGCGTTGCGAGGCGCGTCCACGCAGCGATGAAGCGAACTTGGTCAGGCGCATGTTGGAGTTGGTGCGCGGCAGGCCTCGCTTTGGCTATCGCCGCATCGCGGCACTGTTGCGTGCCGAAGGCTTGCGGGCGAGCGACTCGCGGATCCTTCGGCTCTGGAAACAGGAGGGGCTGAAAGTGCCTCAGAAGAAGCGAAAACGGAGGCGTTTGTGCAGCAGTGAGAACGGTTGTCATCGGCGTCGGGCAGAACACAAAGACCACGTGTGGGCGTGGGACTTCGTATTTGATCAGACCACTGGCGGAAGCCAACTGAAGTGGCTTTCGATCGTCGACGAGTGCACGCGAGAGAACTTAGCGCTGAAGTGCGACCGGAGCATCACCAGTGAGGATGTCATTGACACGTTGGCCGATCTGTTTGCCATGCGAGGCGTGCCGTGGCACATTCGCAGCGACAATGGACCCGAGTTCGTGGCGAAGGCCATCCAGCGATGGCTGAAGCAGCTAGAGATCGAAGCATGGTACATCGAGCCCGGCAGCCCTTGGGAGAACGGCTACGCCGAGAGTTTTCAC is a window from the Lacipirellulaceae bacterium genome containing:
- a CDS encoding IS3 family transposase, giving the protein MSPARKREAVCKLQSQLDLSERRAYRVLDQPRSCQRCEARPRSDEANLVRRMLELVRGRPRFGYRRIAALLRAEGLRASDSRILRLWKQEGLKVPQKKRKRRRLCSSENGCHRRRAEHKDHVWAWDFVFDQTTGGSQLKWLSIVDECTRENLALKCDRSITSEDVIDTLADLFAMRGVPWHIRSDNGPEFVAKAIQRWLKQLEIEAWYIEPGSPWENGYAESFHSRFRDEFLALEEFESLAAARKLTTAWREDYNQYRPHSSLGYVAPSEFAARCSSSVRPTASLKNCSDVTQPPTFITDGTDFPCWSLPLFSKGSLTLTMLCNAMTQLQVNIVGAACPKSC